One window from the genome of Metabacillus flavus encodes:
- the lysS gene encoding lysine--tRNA ligase: protein MSEQEMNHEELNDQLQVRREKLHTLREKGLDPFGKRFDATHQTAGLLAEFENTTKEELEQEERRVTIAGRIMTKRGKGKAGFAHIQDLQGQIQIYVRMDAVGEEQYELFNTADLGDIVGVTGVMFKTKVGELSVKATSFELLTKSLRPLPDKYHGLKDIEQRYRQRYLDLIMNPESKQTFIARSKIIQSMRRYLDDHGYLEVETPTMHSIPGGASARPFITHHNALDMPLYMRIAIELHLKRLIVGGLEKVYEIGRVFRNEGISTRHNPEFTMIELYEAYADYKDIMKLTENLIAHIAKEVLGSAVVQYGEHEVNLEPEWKRVHMVDAIKEATGADFWKEMNPEEAKALAAEHGVEVTEHMTVGHIINEFFEQKVEETLIQPTFIYGHPVEISPLAKKNDEDPRFTDRFELFIVAREHANAFTELNDPIDQKERFEGQLKEREQGNDEAHMMDEDFIEALEYGMPPTGGLGIGIDRIVMLLTNSASIRDVLLFPQMRHR from the coding sequence GTGAGCGAACAAGAAATGAATCATGAAGAATTAAACGACCAGCTGCAGGTTAGACGGGAAAAACTACATACATTAAGAGAAAAAGGCCTTGATCCATTCGGTAAACGTTTTGATGCCACCCATCAAACAGCAGGTCTTCTGGCAGAATTCGAAAACACAACAAAAGAAGAGCTTGAACAGGAAGAGCGCCGCGTAACCATCGCAGGCCGGATCATGACGAAGCGAGGCAAAGGGAAAGCGGGATTTGCCCATATTCAGGACCTTCAGGGACAAATCCAAATCTATGTCCGCATGGACGCAGTAGGCGAGGAACAGTACGAACTATTTAACACAGCCGATCTTGGAGATATAGTAGGTGTTACAGGCGTAATGTTCAAAACAAAAGTAGGCGAGCTTTCCGTTAAAGCGACTTCTTTTGAGCTTTTGACAAAATCATTGCGTCCGCTTCCGGATAAGTATCATGGTCTAAAAGATATCGAGCAGCGCTACCGTCAGCGTTACCTTGATTTAATAATGAACCCTGAGAGCAAGCAAACCTTTATTGCCCGCAGCAAAATTATTCAATCCATGCGCCGTTACCTGGATGATCATGGCTATCTTGAAGTTGAAACACCAACAATGCACTCAATTCCCGGCGGAGCATCAGCCCGTCCGTTCATCACCCATCACAATGCTCTTGATATGCCTTTATATATGAGGATTGCTATTGAGCTTCACTTAAAGCGCCTGATTGTAGGCGGCCTTGAAAAGGTGTACGAAATCGGACGCGTATTCCGTAATGAAGGAATTTCTACCCGCCACAATCCTGAGTTCACAATGATTGAGCTATATGAGGCGTATGCAGATTACAAAGATATCATGAAGCTGACTGAAAACCTTATTGCACACATCGCAAAAGAAGTACTGGGATCTGCTGTCGTTCAATACGGTGAGCACGAAGTAAATCTTGAGCCTGAGTGGAAAAGAGTTCATATGGTAGATGCAATTAAAGAAGCTACCGGTGCAGACTTCTGGAAAGAAATGAACCCTGAAGAAGCGAAGGCTCTTGCAGCGGAGCATGGAGTAGAAGTAACAGAGCATATGACAGTGGGCCACATCATCAATGAATTCTTTGAGCAAAAAGTAGAAGAGACGCTTATTCAGCCAACATTCATTTACGGCCATCCGGTAGAAATCTCTCCACTGGCTAAGAAAAACGATGAAGATCCGCGTTTCACGGATCGTTTTGAGCTCTTTATCGTTGCCCGCGAGCATGCTAACGCGTTTACTGAACTTAATGACCCAATCGATCAGAAGGAGCGTTTTGAAGGCCAGCTGAAAGAACGTGAACAAGGAAACGACGAAGCTCACATGATGGATGAGGACTTTATCGAAGCGCTTGAATATGGAATGCCTCCTACAGGCGGACTTGGAATCGGAATCGACCGCATCGTTATGCTTTTGACAAACTCAGCATCGATCCGCGACGTTCTATTGTTCCCGCAAATGAGACACCGTTAA